A window of Oscillatoria sp. FACHB-1407 genomic DNA:
CGGCGATCGCTTACTACTCTCCTGGCATCAAGCCCATCAACGGTATCATTGCAGCTGCGGTGTTGTACTTTATTCTGGCGAAGGTGATTCCTCAAGGAAATCGGAGTCAGGCGATCGAGTAGGGAGTGCTTTATAGAAGTCGGAGATTTTAAAAATCTCCGACTTCTTGTTTTCTAGAATTCCTAACTGCTGCTGTCATCGATGACGGCTGTGCGATCGAGCAAGAGCAGGTTTCTCAGTTGCTCGGTGTCGAGTTCGGTGAGCCAGTTTTCGCCTGTGCCGACGATCTGTTCTGAGAGGGCTTTTTTGCTCTCAATCAGGTCGTGGATACGTTCCTCCAACGTTCCGGTGCAGACAAATTTGTGTACCTGGACGTTGCGCGTTTGCCCAATCCGAAAGACGCGATCGGTTGCTTGGTTTTCTACTGCTGGGTTCCACCAGCGATCGAAGTGGAAAACGTGGTTAGCACGGGTCAGGTTCAGACCCACTCCACCTGCCTTGAGCGACAGGATGAAAATCCGCGGTGCCTGGGGATCGTTTTGGAAGCGATCGACCATCTCCTCTCGCTGTTTCTTGGAGGTGCTGCCGTAGAGGAAGAGAATCTCGCGATTGAACTGCTTCGATAGATAGGTTTGCAGCAGTTTGCCCCACTCAGCAAATTGGGTGAAGATCAAAGCGCGATCGCCCTCTGACAGCAACTCATCAAGCATTTCGGTGAGACGTTGCAGCTTACCAGATCGGGAAAGAAACAGTGAAGATTGAAGATTCAAATCTGAATTATCTTCGTTCTTCGCTTTTCGTTCTTCAGTTTTCTCACTGTCTTCGTCGCTCTTGAGTAGCTCTGGGTGATTGCAAATCTGCTTCAACCGGACGAGCAACGCCAAAATTTTGCCGTGACGTTGAATTCCTTCGGCAGATTCGATATCTTCCAGAGATTTATCAACTAAGCGTTGGTAAATAGCCGCTTGCTCAGCACTTAAGCCGCAGAAAACGGTCATCTCCTGCTTTTCAGGCAAATCTTGAATGATGGAGCGATCGGTTTTGAGTCGCCGCAGGATAAACGGTTGAACGAGCGATCGCAAGGTTTGCAGCGAAGCTGTATCACCGTACCGCTCAATCGGCACAGCAAAGCGGCGTTGGAAAAAGTTTTTGGGTCCCAGATAACCCGGATTTAAGAAGTCCAGAATTGACCACAGTTCTGCCAGACGGTTTTCCACGGGGGTTCCCGTGAGGGCGATGCGAAACTGGGCATTGAGTTGACGAACGGCTTGCGATTGCTTGGCTTCTGAGTTTTTAATGTTCTGCGCTTCGTCTAGCACCACACCCTGCCAGGGGACTGTCTGCAAGTCTTTGACATCCCGATAGACGAGGGGATAGCTGGTAATCACCAGATGCTTGCCCTGAATGGCTCTGGCAAAATCCCTGCCCTGGGCACGTTTGTCCCCATGATGTACCAGCAGTTTGAGGTTGGGTGCAAATCGTTTCACCTCCCGCTCCCAGTTGCCCAATACAGAGGTGGGGCAAACCAGCAATGTAGGGTTCTCTAACGTTCCCTGCTCCTTCAGGTGAAGCAACAGCGCGATCAGCTGGACGGTTTTACCCAAGCCCATATCATCAGCAAGACAGGCACCCAAGCCCCATTTCTCTAGAAATGCCAACCAGGAAGCTCCCCGCACTTGATAGGGACGCAGTTCTCCCTGAAACCCTTCCGGGATGGGAATCGGTTCCACATTTTGATTACCTGTCGTGAGCGTGTTGATCAACTCAGACAACGCACCGGACGCCTCAAAATTGACAACGGGCAACTTCTCAATGGTTTGGGTATCCCCGGTGCTGATCCGCAGGGCATCTTCCAACGACAACGCCATCTGATCTTTGCGACTGGCAAAAAAGCTTTGCGCTGCTCGCACATCTTGAGGACGCAGTTCAACCCATTCTCCATTCACCTCGACAAGCGGTGTCTTGAGAGCAACCAGGCGATCGAATTCTTCCTTGGAGAGCCGTTGTCCACCGATGGTCAGTTCCCACTTAAAGTTCAACAGGCTTTGTAAGCCCAACCGTTGGTTGCTCTTGAGTGGAGCCGCCGCCCGGACGCTTAAACCCAATCGGCTTGCCCATCCCTGTTGATTAGAGAGACTGCCGGGTAGCACGACCCCAAAGCCACTGTCCTGTAACCGCCAGGACACCGTTTTGAGGAAGTCGTAGACCTGCATCGGGTTTAATCGGCAGGATTGTGGTTTTGAGACTTGCAAGCTCGGCTCTAGCACGGGGTAGAGTCGTGATGCCAAGCCCAATCCAGCTAACAGGGTTTCCTGGGGGCGATCGATGGTGCGTCCTAAATAAACTAACCGCTCGACTGGATTCTGCCAGATGGTTTTAGCACTGACCAAAAATCCGGGGTCGCTGGCGGATTGCAAAAAATACTCCAACACCCAATCGGCTTGCCCGTAGGAAGGCGTTTGTAGATAGAAACAAGTGCGGAAGGAGGCAAGACTCTGGCTCAGTTGATGTTGAATGGGAGCCGTCCACTGGGCGATCGCCGTTTGGAGTCGTTCCAATTTGGCAGGCTCAGTGGTGAGTTGGGCAGTGTCGCCCAGGGCTTTGAGCCAGTCCCGCAGGATCGCTTCCTTCAACGCTTGAGGATTACTCGCAGGAGATGCGGCAAGCCCGCTCTGCATCACCACCCGCAACTGGGCATCCATCGTCGCCTTGAGGAAGTCAAATAGCAGCGTTGATGCCAGCGGAAACGCCGTTGGCTCTGGCGTTGCTGAAGTTTGTTGTGTGTTCAGATACGTCCGACAGACAACGGGCATCTGATGGGTAAATTGTTCTAACCGTCCCTGGTCTGCTCCACTATCGAGCAGGGGTTGCCAGTAGGCGATCGCGCTTCCCTCGCTCTGAGGCTCTAGTTGCGGCAAAAATTTCGATCGCGCTAGTAGATCCAGACTCCAGCGAGCAACGTGGGACCAAAAGCGCAGATCACCGCCTAAAAAGGATTCCTCTTCTCCCATAGAACTGAGAGGCAAGGAATTAAGGAATTGAATCGCTTCCAACGGGGTGAGGACAATCCCCGTCACCAACCAGGACTGTAGCGTAGGTGAAGTCGTGGGGGTGTCTGCATCATCGCTGGCGGATGAGGTGGCTGCCCCTGAATGTTGGGGAATGGCAACCGTTGCCTCGGTTTCAGTAGCAACCTGATACGTCGGTAAAGCGATCGCCACGGTTTGCCATCGCCCCGTATCAGTTACCACTGGAATCGTCGCCGTTTCCACAGTGGCGGTTGCCTTGCGCTTCCCACGTTTAGCACCTGCTTTCGAATCCGGTTCCGGTGGTTCTAACGACACATCGGCGATCGCCCACTGAAGCTGCTGAGACTGATGCAGCGATCGCAACAACGCGGTCAACTCTGCCCCATTCATGCCAAATGGGTGAGGCTGGGGTTGGTCTGATTGGGCAAACTCGGTCGGGTCAATTCTGCGCCAGGTTTCGCCCCAAATCAAAAAGCGATTGCCCAGTACAGATTCCGATTCGGCAGGTGCAACAGGGGTTGAGGGCTGATGTTGAGGTTGGATGAGCCAACTTCCGTGTAAGATTGCCATGCAATTAATCGTGGTGCAGCAATAAGAAAAGGTAGAAGCCTGAAGAGAGAAAGAAGCGGGCAGTGGAGAAGGATGAGGGATAAAGGATGAAGGATGAGAAACAG
This region includes:
- a CDS encoding DEAD/DEAH box helicase, encoding MAILHGSWLIQPQHQPSTPVAPAESESVLGNRFLIWGETWRRIDPTEFAQSDQPQPHPFGMNGAELTALLRSLHQSQQLQWAIADVSLEPPEPDSKAGAKRGKRKATATVETATIPVVTDTGRWQTVAIALPTYQVATETEATVAIPQHSGAATSSASDDADTPTTSPTLQSWLVTGIVLTPLEAIQFLNSLPLSSMGEEESFLGGDLRFWSHVARWSLDLLARSKFLPQLEPQSEGSAIAYWQPLLDSGADQGRLEQFTHQMPVVCRTYLNTQQTSATPEPTAFPLASTLLFDFLKATMDAQLRVVMQSGLAASPASNPQALKEAILRDWLKALGDTAQLTTEPAKLERLQTAIAQWTAPIQHQLSQSLASFRTCFYLQTPSYGQADWVLEYFLQSASDPGFLVSAKTIWQNPVERLVYLGRTIDRPQETLLAGLGLASRLYPVLEPSLQVSKPQSCRLNPMQVYDFLKTVSWRLQDSGFGVVLPGSLSNQQGWASRLGLSVRAAAPLKSNQRLGLQSLLNFKWELTIGGQRLSKEEFDRLVALKTPLVEVNGEWVELRPQDVRAAQSFFASRKDQMALSLEDALRISTGDTQTIEKLPVVNFEASGALSELINTLTTGNQNVEPIPIPEGFQGELRPYQVRGASWLAFLEKWGLGACLADDMGLGKTVQLIALLLHLKEQGTLENPTLLVCPTSVLGNWEREVKRFAPNLKLLVHHGDKRAQGRDFARAIQGKHLVITSYPLVYRDVKDLQTVPWQGVVLDEAQNIKNSEAKQSQAVRQLNAQFRIALTGTPVENRLAELWSILDFLNPGYLGPKNFFQRRFAVPIERYGDTASLQTLRSLVQPFILRRLKTDRSIIQDLPEKQEMTVFCGLSAEQAAIYQRLVDKSLEDIESAEGIQRHGKILALLVRLKQICNHPELLKSDEDSEKTEERKAKNEDNSDLNLQSSLFLSRSGKLQRLTEMLDELLSEGDRALIFTQFAEWGKLLQTYLSKQFNREILFLYGSTSKKQREEMVDRFQNDPQAPRIFILSLKAGGVGLNLTRANHVFHFDRWWNPAVENQATDRVFRIGQTRNVQVHKFVCTGTLEERIHDLIESKKALSEQIVGTGENWLTELDTEQLRNLLLLDRTAVIDDSSS